GATTGTTCCACAACGTGTAATATTTCCCAATGGCGTCAGTAACATGAAATCATTGCGTACTCTACGTTGCTTTCATTTGAGAAACTCACTAGACAATATCAAGGGTCTGAGAGAACTGACAAATCTGACAAATGTTGAAATCGGATATTCTGACTACACATCCACCAATAGAGACGAGTTTGCTGCAAAATGTAGGGAACTTGTGCACGCCCTTGGAAACATTTGCAGCCTCAAATGTCTACTTATTCATAGTGATTACCAACCTGTCACTCTCAGAGCCTGCTTAGATTCATGGTGTTCAGTCCCAACTTCTTTCATTCATCTCCAGAGCTTTCGTGCAATGTGCTTCTCGAGGATTCCTGGGTGGATTGGCCAGCACCATAGCCTCTATGACCTGGAGCTTAGTGTTCAGGATGTGTATGGGGATGACTTTGGGATTCTCTCACAGTTGCCCTCCCTTGTCCGCCTCTACTTGTACATCGATGGAGTTCCTAAAGACAAGATCATCATCCGTGGAAGAGGATTCCCTGTTCTCAAGCATTTTACAGTTGGATGTTTCAGGATATCGTACCTGGCCTTTGAGGCAGGGGCGATGCCGAAGCTTGAAAGGCTCGAGCTATGTTTCAATGCACACGGATGGGACAGGTATGGTGGTGTGCCTGCTGGCATCGAGTACCTATCAGGCCTCAAGGAAATCGTCGGATACATCGGGGGGCTAGATGCAGAGTCTGCAGAGTCTGCGCTCAGGGACGTGGCTGGCCTGCACCCAGGTCACCCTGTATCCAACATCAAACTGACGGGTGCGTATTTTTTATTTGATGGACTGGAGGTATAGATTTGATGGCAACGACGATGAGCcccgggaagaagaggacgggAATAGTAGCAGTGCCTGATATAAATTAAGGTAAAAAGACTACAGAGTCTTTTTACCTTATGTTTGCGCCAGCTGTTATACATATATCATATTTGATTAATATTATTACTTCGGTACGtcatatttaattaattagtattGTTTCCTAGCTACCCCTTTTTTTTTGTGTATACTCTCTTACCATGTTAATAACTAACGTCAATACTAGCACGTTTAAGTTAACAATAATAATTTGATTTGACAGGCATAGCATGCATGGACTGCTGCTGCGTGGGCAGGACTTGTGCGGCAAGAGCCACTCATACCCACACGGGTGGTGTCGATGTTGAAGCATCTTTGCAGTCTCTCTGCGTTCATCAGCTGGCACCACCGTCTCCAGCATATGGTTACGACATCACTACAGGAaactggctctttgccgactgcaattttctttgccaactgtttttttttcgacactcggcaaagaggtccctttgccaactggaatttcctgcagtcggctgcctggctttgccgactgccagacagttggcaaagaattgcagtcggcaaaggcaggccatggttgacgccatccacaccgtcacctttgccgactgccactccgtcagcagttggcaaaggcgcaggctttgccaactgccatcctccctggcagtcggcaaagaatttttattttttttgattttcgatcccagttttttgtgttgccttgatacagtaagtacatgatatattccaagtttgggatcattttgatttattttgctatattccgtagattttttctgtttctttgattttttccggcagctccagatttgaactgcaggtacatgaaataatggaatccggccattcagaaaatgatattcatgatgtttggagcatgttgaggccgtgtgcggggcctcgcgtgaaatttcgaccgtgttggtgtcggaacacgccgagccacgcgcatgaaaagtgtttttaaattttataaaatcgaaacggagtccgaaaatgacgaaacttgacgacgtgtcttgtcatcgcatacggaggctgtggtaaaaatttgagaaagtttcgagcaagtggcgacgtcgggtggctaaaacctgaacatctccacatgtgataacctTTGCcggaaaaaaatcaaagaaacagaaaaaatcaatggaatatagcaaaataaatcaaaatgaccccaaacttggaatatatcatgtacttactatagcaaggcaacacaaaaaaactgggatcgaaaatcgaaaaaaaaaataattatttgccgactgccattagtggcagttggcaaagagcctttgccgactgccagggaggatggcagtcggcaaagaatttctgagaaaaaaatcaaaaataacctttgccgactgccagggagcagagcagtcggcaaagtattttttaaaaaaattaaaaaaaataattttttgaaaaaaaaatagacctttgccgactgcgtcacatgctggcagtcggcaaaggaaaaaaaataaaaaaaaaaaagaaNNNNNNNNNNNNNNNNNNNNNNNNNNNNNNNNNNNNNNNNNNNNNNNNNNNNNNNNNNNNNNNNNNNNNNNNNNNNNNNNNNNNNNNNNNNNNNNNNNNNTCCAAGCCCATTTGAGAGAGCGTGAAGCTCGCAAGATCGAGCTATTGAATTGGTCTGTTGGCTTTTACATCTTCCCTTTCCAATTTGATCGTCTCTATTTTCTTTACTTTTTGGATTTGGTTGCTCGCGGCAGTCATTTTGTTTCCAAATTGGGACTTTCGATTACGTATCATTTATTAAATATAATATTATAATTTAGTTCACTTCGATATTGGAgattattagaagtgtactttgaCTTTATTTCATTTTGGTTATCAACGGACTTAGTAGTAAACTTCTATCATCTACGTTGAATTTAACAATATACACTTTGAGTTCAATTGAGTAAAAGATCGAGAATATTTGTTTTGTATTCGAAAAATATCCGGATTGAATCCAAATTAAAATATAGTAAAATGTGACATCCGGATCCGATTCGATACAAATCCAATGTTGAGATGTGACATCTGGATCTGATTTCATGCCAATCTAAAATCGGTTTCCGTGTCTACAAATTGGCCATTATTTCAGTTAATGCGTAATTAGGACGAGGCAGCTGAGCTCGTGACTGAAGCTTTTGTCACGTCGCCACGTCCAAGTTGCCGATGCATGGATATGACTAATACTGTTACAGTACATTGAGAAGCAGGAAAAGGACCCTCACACGAGAACTATAATACTATATAATACAGTGTGTGTAAAACAAGGAGGTGCATAAAAACAACAGCGACAAACACACACCAAGGGTAACATGCTGTGTTTAATAATAATATCTTTTGGGAAAACAAGAGCAAACAACAAGAATGGTGCACGCACGCATGACGAGTTGGAACGAACGAACTAACACACGGTATTACATTGACGATAAATTCAAGGAGGCTTCGATGCTGATGTAGGCTCGCTTTGTGTGGTTTTCATCCTGTTGTGCAGTGCTACTTCAACAATACTTATCAGTAAAtaaattgtttttctctcacacaacatATCAACTTAAACTAAATTTTAGCGAAACTTCAAAGAAGCTGCTAGCTCAACTAAGTGCAGTGCTTCAACTTGGATCCTATATCCGTCTATCTATCTGTGTGTGTCTATCTATCTATCGTGGCCATCATCCATAAAGTTGAAATGATAGCTATGCTAGAATCCGAGCTGGGTGAAACCACGATACTCCACCATTCTAAATTGTGGGTAGTTTTATCTTTCTAGatattttttagtcatttttatTTTCTAGATAACTTCTATTATATATTTAGATACACACTATATCTAATTCAAAAAAAATCTGCGCATTGACTAGCAAGCAAAAATTTAATAGAACAAAAGCTAGCTCCTGTATTTGTTGTGTTGGACATAGAGAactctactagtactagtagCTAGAGACCTAATAAGCAAATTGAGGCTGACACACTGGCCCGGTCTAAGCTCATTGGGTTTTGGTCCACCACGAGCTTCAGTGAAGAGAGCCTAGACACAAactaaggtggtgtttggttgtccgtctaaattttagtcgatgtctcattaaatatttagatatatacatgagtattaaatatagactaattatgaaataaTTATATAatttgtggctaatttgcgagacgaatcttttaagtctaattagtccatgatttgataatgtgtgCTAAGTGGCAtgaatgatagattaattaggcttaaaaaattcttgtggagtactgacggattatgtaatttgtttttttagtatccgaacaccccatgtaaCATCTCCCAACCAGAGGCGGATCCAGAACGGGGCTGCGCCCCGAGCTGAGCTGCTGATTCACGTTCAAAACAGTCTAATCTTGCTTCTAGGCCTCCTTttgtctaattaagatcatagtttttagctaaacaccacatatgttaaAGGGCTATATGGACTCGCCCCGGGCTACAGCCCGGGCAGCccgggccctggatccgcccctgctccCAACATCTGTACATCACCTAAGTCATGCTGCCGTGTGCGTACGTGGCTGGAAAACCAAACGAACGAAGAAAGGGACACCGCCATGGCCATCACGCTGCCGTGTGTACTACCTGCATTGTTGCCCATCCCTGACTCACTCCTTCCCGTTGGCTTGCTAGTTGCTACCTATACTGCTAATGCGTGTCATGCGTGTCGGAATGTAAACAGGTTTTGTGAAATTTGCAAATAGGCTTAAATTGACGAGTTATGCCAAATAACTCTAGAATTAAACCTACTCCTTCGACATTAAAATAAATCAACACCTTAAATTAAACTAATTTAAATTTGATTGACTTTATAGAAGGTAACGACATCTATAAAATCAAATAAGTacatatgaaaatatattttcatgatgTATTTAGTCatactaatttgatgtcataaatattggtATTTTTCCAGAAAatttagccaaacttaaaatggCTTGACTTGCAATAACTCACATTGTACATATGGAAATAAACCATTTGCACTTAGACAAATGCACTCTGCCTTGAAGATAGGGATCAAACTTGGATTAAGCCATTGTTTCCGCTGTATATAGACCATGTATCTATATGCAATCTCTCTGATCCGTTCCAAATGATAAGATATTTTGGTTTTTAAATACATTGTTTGTGCCATGTATAGATGTATAATGTATATATGTAGATGCATAGTGAAACCTATGTACGTagaaaagtcaaacgtcttataatcAATTTAGAACGAAGGGATAATATATTTCCTGCAATTTGAAATATATATCACTTTAGTTTTATCTAAATCAAACTTGTCTAAAATAAATACTGACAAGAGAAGTGGCACCTTTCCAAACCGAAAAGTCAATAATGGTGTATTTCAATTACTACAAAATTTCACCCTTTACATTAAAAATGTTCTCCATCTCCTTTGTTGGCGTGTAAATTTCCTTCATTTGGGTAATTTTCTCATTCATGATGcccaatattttttttattaagcTATGGAATTAGTATATTAATTTGCAGAATGTTCTCTTTCCGGTGATATTTATTTGCTAGGTACTACTTATACATTCTTATCGTGTTACTTGCAGCCAATAGATGGCATTGGATGGCAGTACTTTCCCTTGAGCTAACGTCAGCTAGGCCGGCCCAGCGGACCCTGCCGTGGAAGAAGGCTGTGTGCTGCTGCACCGGACCCAATTCCAAGCGAAGCCGCGTCGTCGTCATCCGGCATACGTTGACGCACTCGGGTGACGAGTCCGGACGGTCTACTAGTCGGCTATCCACACACGCACAGCCGGCACAGGTACGCACAGccggttcgtttcgctgaaatttattTATACCTATGTTTACGCAGATTTACTGTGAGAGGAAATTAccgtttgttggctaaaaaagttCTGCTGGCAGCAGGCCCAACGTTAACGCGTTCTCCTCTCTCGTTCGTCGTAGATAGCCTCACTCAGCTCTAGATACCACAGCTTTTCATATGGCTGGCCTGGTCAACCCACCACAGCTTTATTTACTCTCTCCGGTCTTCAGTCTTGTAGTTTTACTACTGTGTGGTCTATATAAAAATGGTTTACTTTGACGGTTTGACCAacgtaaaatctatttaaagtgTTTCGATCACATCCATGCATCCCCACTATCAAGCCAAGTCCACATCAAAATATGACCAACCGCACGTTTATTTGACTTCGTTTTGCTTTTGGGGTGGGCAACAACTATTATACCTATTAGTACTCCTCGGtccacaaaagaatacaattctcacATCCCAACTTGACTAGaattatataaaaaagtactaaCACTTATgaaacaaaataagtatcattagattagttatagaatatattttataataaatttatttgaaaatatacactactacagaaaacttTATCGAGGCAGGCAAAAacgattaaccgaggcaggcatCGCAACCACCTCGGCacaaaggtcacggtaaatgggGTATTTTCCGAGGCGTTTgggtgcccgcctcggtaaatcaaataaaaaaagaaaaagcccGGACCTAGCCCTAACCGGGCGTAGATCTGGGCCGCCACCGCCGGGGGCACAGGCCTCGCGTCGCCGCAGCCGGATCCGCCGCTGGATCCACATACACCGCTCCTCCGCCCGGAGATGCTCGTCTTCGGTCGGATATGCTCGCCGCCACCTAGATCCGCCACCACGAGCGCAGATCCGACCACCAGCGTGGATTCGGCCACCACAGTCACGGATCCGGTTGTGGAGAAGGAACGCCGCCTGgagggtcgccgccgccgccgcctggttgtggaggaggggccgcacgcgagagagagagagagagagagagggaggagggagggagggagggagggaggaagggaggCGCCACGCGGCACGCCGTGCTCCGAGTGCCGTGGTGGAGAAAGAGCGCAGCCCAGTTGTGCTCCCCATCTCGGCCGCGCCGTGCTCCGCACTGCCCGTGGTGGAGGAAAGAGCACCACCCGGGGTCCACCATCCCGGTCGGCCTGTGCTCCGGCCACGCCGTGGTGGAGAAGAGTCACCACCCGGTGGTCCCCATCCGGTCGCGCTGTGCTCCGGACGCCGTGGTGGAGAAGGAGCGCCGCCGCCAGTGCTTTGTGCTACGACCGTCGCGCGGCCGTGGAGGGGATGGGAGAGGGCGTCGTTTGCTGGGGGAGCCGTCGGGATGGGGAGGGTAAGGGAGGGGACAGGGCGCCACCGGATGGAGGGGTAGGGGAGAGGGGCATCGGGCTGGGGGCTAGGAGGGGAGGCGGCGTCGGGCTGGGGGAGTAAGGGGAGGAAGTAAAGTGACGGCTGAGTGAGGGAGAAATGAGTGAAACCCTAACACCCcttctgtatatatatgaaccCGATAGTTTATTGGATATGGCTTTTGATAGGCCTCGGGGATATTAAACCGAGGCGGGCCTTATAATGCCTGCCTCGGTAAATAGATTTTAGGAGACCGTCTTGGTAAATCGATTTTGCGAGGCGGTTGACTGTGACCGCCTCGATTGATCCTAgccattaaccgaggcagtttaAAAGTCCGCCCGCCTCCGAGGCTAATTTCAAAACGCCTcgcaaaagattttgtgtagcagtgataaatgctaatattattttctataaacttggtcaaacttgagctaGTTTGATCGACACGCTTTCCATAATTACGTTCttttctggacggagggagtactagctGGAGACTTCGCTAATAATCCTCATGTAACCGCTGCGCCCGAGAATTATTATTATCTTATTACTTGTCTTTAATTTGTTGTTGTTACTAAAAGTAACATAAAGTATATTTATACTGTCCACGTATGTCATTATGAAAAAATAACCAACATTGCAATTTTTGTTTAATAATACCTAAATTTACAATTATTCGTTAAAATaataccccttcattccaaattataagtcagttTTGAATTTTTGAGATACTAGATATTTGTGTGATATCTATTTGTTAAATCACTCGGGTATCCAAAGGCCTCAGATCACACAAGTTCCGTATAGATAGATCCAGAAAGGTTGTTCCATCGGTGGCTTGGTGCACATGGAGGAATAGCGGGTCCAAATAAAGAGGACGACGTGGCTTAAGGAGAAGCCAGGAAAATAAGCTAGTGGGGATCTCCTATTTAATTATAAAAGATAaatcttttgctatgcacttagatatacactatatctacATACATAGTTAAAGCATGTATCTagaaagccaaaatgtcttacaaTTTAAAATGGATAGAGTACTTAAACAAATCGAGGGTGCCAAATTACTTGATCAACTAGCGCGTACCACTTGTCCATTATATGCACTCAAGGTACTCGCCTAAGGGGTGCCCCAAGCTCGAGGTCGTTCTAGTGGTCGTGGTACTTGTGGTGTCTCCCGCGTCTCCAGCCTGGTGGTGTTAATTAGTTAGGTCAGGGACACAAGTACGGATCTAGTAGGGGCCAGCAAcaagggggctcaagcccccccccccccccccccccccccccccaacctccAAGGGGGCCAAGCACATGCATAGAGCTACCAGCCAGGCGATGACCGTGCTGGTCCATGTCGTCTCCATGGCTCCATGGATCAACGGAGGTAGGGTGCTCAAGCCAGGAATATTTGCGATAGATGCACTGCGAGGAGCTGTTGAGCCTACCGGAAGGTTGACGAAGTGACATCGGCCCACGACCGCCGACACACTATTGTAGTTGGGGTTTTGGCTCAGCTAGTGGATGGCACTGTGGAAGGGGAGAGGAGTCCTTTGCTTGCATCAAATATGTGCTTTTGCTTGCACAGTGTAGCACGTAGTTGCTTGCTTTGTAGCTAGCCATTAGCACGGGCTAAGGATTTCCACATGTGTGTAGTGTTGCATTGGGATTTTTACAAGATTTTGTACAGATACAAATATCGATTTCCTCTTCTTCTGACTTCAACGCGTTCTGCTTTGACATTAGCTCAAATTAATACGTATTATTGTATTCTTGGCATGGAATGCATTGTATTTAGGAAGCCTTTTGAATTGGGTACACTGCAACGTACCACGAGACCTGAAAAAAAATTCGCGGCCTGTGTACTGTCCTTGTTTGAACACGTGAAACATGCATGGCGCTGCACCTACTGCATGCATTGTTTAGTATTGTTCATTCACTAttgcattttatttttttatgtaaTTCGAGGCACATGTACGTGTGCTTACCCACCCTGCTACTCCGATGCTGGTAGCATGCAAGTTCCGATCCGCTACCGGCGCGTGCACGtgtaacatgcatgcatgcacgccgGAAACGAAACGAATTGAACTGTATTATTATTAAAACAGTGTCGATCGATTTGATTTAATTAGGGCAGATTGAAGGCCCACAGCCCGATAATTCAGGTCCTGTTTGTTCCCCGTCACTTCCTTTCCTTGTGTCTTCTCTTATTTTCACTTGTTACTAGCAGTTACTAATTACTAATTGTTACTGTACAAAACAGGACCTGAATTACTAATTGTGACCAATAATTCAGGTCATGTTTGTCAACATTTGGATCGTTACTAGTACTTACGGAGTACTTTATAAGTAGAAAAAAATTGTCTGGAGATATTACTAATTGTTACTACACCGTACAGTACATTATTGTTAGTGTCAATGAAGCAAGCAAGGCAAGATTTGGATTGACTAAAATAAGTTGCTAGCCGTTAAAAGGTTTCACTGATCTAAATAGTCTAGCTTATAGTTTATTTGTAAACTATAATTTTAAACATCTAGCTTATAAAAAAAGATTAGCCGGCTCGCTCAACTATTGCggtttatatatataaataaaggtTTAGttgatactactactactactactcctatgtCCGTGCATGGGACGTGTAGGTAGCCTAGCCACCTCTGTTTGACTGGGTGATACATATGATGGTGAGACGGCGATGCAACCGATCGAAATGTCCAAGTCCAAGGTCCTACTGTTTTGTTGGCTGCTGTGGCGGGCGTGCTCAGCACTCCAGCGCTGTTTCTGACATACATATGTAGGGGAATCTTTGCATGTTCTAGCTTTGGTGAGATGGAAATGTAGATATCAGATTTAAGCCTAGTAATAAATTTATTAGAGCACCTTTTCATCTCACCAAAGCTTTGGTGAGATGGAAATGTAGAAACACTCCAGCTGTTTCTGACATCCATATGTAGGAGTACCGACCCAGAAGCTTTGTTTCAAAACTAGAGTAGATTGTTTGGGCTTTTCAAGAAAAGACCAGGTTTTTACTAGTTAAAATTTTAAGACGTGGTTGGAGTACGTTTGCACTACCAACCTGGTTGGTTGTGGATCATATATTTACAGTAGATGGGAATTAAAAAGAGAAGGACGTAGGCAGGCAGAGGATAAGCCAGTTCCGGTGATGAGGTGATGAAGCAGCACATGACATGACACATCACCATCATCGAGGTAGGTGGTCGGTAACACCGAGGTCCAGGTGGCGGCGATGCATCTGAGGAAGGACCTCAATAATctactactctacgccctactccaCTCAATCCTGTTCGTTTGACCGtgacttgtcgtaaatgatcgtaaatttttagtcgaaATAGTATTTTCTCTTATACAAATCAGCCAGTAATATTTCTTTACGAACCAATATGAACCAGCCAAGCAACATGCCGCTTcgttagagagagagaggagcagaTGAAGGCAGGCACGGCGGGCGCCTTCCAGCATTGACCGTCCCACTTGCTTCCCAAATTCCCGATTCCAAACACGTGGCTCCTGGTGCGTCTGTCGCCCTCGCCCGCCACGCCACCACCTTCCCTTCCCTTACAGGCTTCCACGCTACCACACGTACTCCTACAGAGTACAgacgagacgacgacgacgacgacgacgaagccCATAGCTTGGAGCCTTGGAGTTGTATATAAATATGTATGACACGCCACACGCTCTCATCTGTCTCGGTCTCTCCTGCATTCCACTTCCAGGAAAGCAGCTAAGGATCCCCTCCCCTCTGCTACCTACTTCCTTCTTGGTTCTTCCAATCCAAGAAATAGACTAATAAAACCAAGCAGCAAGCAAGCATACGAAAATGGAGATGCCGCAGGGCCACGAGGCAGCGCTGAGGTCCGCGGCGCAGAACAAGCCGCCCGCCAACGCCCGGCCGTGGccgcgcggcggcggaggagcgtCCGCGGCTCCCCCGCCTCCGCCGCCCAAGGTGTACCGCGTGGAGCCCCGGGAGTTCCGGGACCTGGTGCAGAGGCTCACCGGCGCGCCGCCCACGGCCCTGAGGCGCCCGCAGCagtaccagcaccaccaccgcgTGGTGGGCGTGGCGGCGCCGGTGGTGCAGCCGAAGCCCGTGCGCCCCGGCGGCGAGCAGCAGGCGTacgtcgcggcggcggcgccgtggtTCTCGTTCCCGATGGCCGGCGGagtggaggcggcggcgcagcCACAGCACGGCGCTTTCCTCTAGCTGCCTGCCTGCGGTACTGCTACTTGTTACGGagtactactctactactcaTGGTGCATCGATCATCAGAAAGACGAGGAACAAAGCATCAtcctttgtttgtttgtttgcttttattttcccaaaaaaaatcttcttcttttttttctcccTTTTGTTTGTAAtaaaaaaaacagaaaagaaGGAAAGGAGGTGGCGGCTTGTGAAAGCATGCCTttttgttcgctggttggtttcatgTATGGCATCGCAGGCCAATGCAAGTAGTAGACATGCATGTTGTGTTAATTAGCGCTAGTGACAGCAGATAGATTGTACTACTGTGGATGTTTAGTACAGGTACtagtaataaataaataaacaagcaGTGTTGATTCATTCATCAGACGGAATTGAATGGAATGTGATGATGACTGAATTCAATTCAAAGGGCGTTGACTGACCCATCACTCACGCCGTCTGTCCGGACGGGTCAGACATGCAAATTAAGGTTGTgttgaaaatttttgcaaaaggctactgtagcaattttcgttgttatttgacaattagtgttcaatcataatctaattagacataaaagattcgtctcgtgaatttcgtctaaactatgtaattagttttattttttatttatatttaatgcttcatgcatgcgtccaaagattcgatatgacggagaatcttgaaaaattttgcaaaattttctaGAACTAAACTGGACCTAAGCAAAACAAACTTTGGCCCTTGCATTGGATAGCATTCACACGTGCATTCAGCTACCGTACAGTACCTACGTGCGTCGCCCGTAATAACAAAATGAAAATACGGAGTGCTTCGGTCCATGCACGTATGTTTATTTACTATATACTGTAGTATATATTATGCATAAAAAATAGTATGAAAAAAACTAAGTACTAAGCCGAAAAGAAAAATCTTAGCAAAAATGGAGATGCAAAGCGAGCGCTCTACCATTTGAGGTCGAATAACACGCGCACCCTGAGCCAACACAGAATCGGATCTGGATCCAACAGACAAAAGCCGCGGCCCTTATCACAAACGGGCCTCGGGCCGGGATTCATTCATTTGGTTCCTGAGTTCACTGTTTGTTTACTGTAATGAACGAACAGCCCATTACGTAGTGCATCTGCCTGCCTTGCTTGCTCCTGTTCCTTCCACCTTGCAAAGCCCACATCCCAAATCCAACAAGGCTAAAGGCTGTGACCATCCATCATAGCCACTGCAAAACTACACATGTTCAATTTCGATGATGCCTCTGTTGTCATTCTCAATGGGAGTTTCATTCCTATTTAATAATGTGACACGTGAGCATATTTGTTGAGTTGGCCGTGTACtaatgaagagagagagagagaggagaaaagaGTTTCATCATAATGAAACTCATCCGTCACAATTACCAACACAAATGAAACTCCATTGAGAGGGGCTTCGTTTCATTTTCTAGCACACCTAGCGATCACCTGTGCACGGCGCTCCCTTGACGTGTGTGAAAACCAGCTTGCATGTAGTGTGAAAACTAACTTAGCACGTGAAAGCTAGtgacatgcatgcatatattaacTCATGCATCTTGTCTTGAAAATAGTGAaatgaaactctccattgagacAGCCTATTTTATTTCTCATTTTAAATTAGCAAAGCTGACGTGGCAGCCTTAAAAACAGTAAAATGAAACTCACCATTAAGACTAGCCTAAAGAGATGACGACCTGGATACACACATAGGGTCTGTTTGGCGTGGCTTAGCGTCACTAGTGAATGAACTTTTGTTAAACACATGACGTGCAAAATGACAAGGAGCGGCAAGGATAATGACCCGTCGGCCCCTGCGCAGCAGCCACGATGTAAATGACCATTTATGCTATCCTGGAAACATAATCGAAATTCTAGCCCATTCTGGGATGATATGGGTTGATGGACTCGTAACCCCAGTTTCAGTGCAGGTTTCGTGTCTCTAGTTCCCAATACTTCCATGTATTTGGAAACAGCGGAGATTAGTTTTATCCCATAAAACTCATTTCACCTCATAAAGCTTTTGATCATTTCTCTTTATGGTGCCATGCATGTCAACATATATATTTGTTAAGCTGATTACTTtctttttagaattacacagttcAACACGAATGCTCACAAACGCACGCACACTCTCCCCTCGCCGTCGTCGTTTGGCTTTCTTAGCGGATGCATCGCCGCTATCTATCTCTAGCGGATGATTTGCCGCCGTTGTCGTTGGTCTCCTCTCTAGCATATGCTTTGCTGCCGAGACTGTCATGGCCGCTCTCCtctgc
The sequence above is drawn from the Miscanthus floridulus cultivar M001 chromosome 15, ASM1932011v1, whole genome shotgun sequence genome and encodes:
- the LOC136509443 gene encoding uncharacterized protein encodes the protein MEMPQGHEAALRSAAQNKPPANARPWPRGGGGASAAPPPPPPKVYRVEPREFRDLVQRLTGAPPTALRRPQQYQHHHRVVGVAAPVVQPKPVRPGGEQQAYVAAAAPWFSFPMAGGVEAAAQPQHGAFL